From a single Candidatus Fusobacterium pullicola genomic region:
- a CDS encoding SGNH/GDSL hydrolase family protein: MRKIIMLGDSLIDWNYKSPYENYGKNGYRTRDVLWLLEENKNIVGDIGILLVGVNDFFTNIDMEKSKNYYNRIVNKLEKRVSKIILISLLPTDRKITNDKIVLFNQWLEENYKKYFLNLYPLFIDNNLEIKREYTTDGIHLNHAGYEIFNNKLDEKINEIR, encoded by the coding sequence ATGCGTAAGATAATTATGTTAGGAGATAGCTTAATAGATTGGAATTATAAATCTCCATATGAAAATTATGGAAAAAACGGATATAGAACAAGAGATGTTCTTTGGCTATTAGAAGAAAACAAAAATATAGTAGGAGATATTGGAATACTACTAGTAGGAGTAAATGATTTTTTTACAAATATAGATATGGAAAAATCTAAAAATTATTATAATAGAATAGTAAATAAACTGGAGAAAAGAGTATCTAAAATAATTTTAATCTCTCTTCTTCCAACTGATAGAAAAATTACTAATGATAAAATAGTTCTTTTTAATCAATGGTTAGAAGAAAATTATAAAAAGTATTTTTTAAATTTGTATCCATTATTTATAGATAATAATTTAGAGATAAAAAGAGAGTATACAACTGATGGAATTCATTTAAATCATGCTGGATATGAGATATTTAATAATAAACTTGATGAAAAAATTAATGAAATAAGATAG